The Rana temporaria chromosome 13, aRanTem1.1, whole genome shotgun sequence genome has a window encoding:
- the LOC120920137 gene encoding proline-rich protein 36-like yields SALTPPRSPSALTPPRSPSALTPPRSPSALTPPRSPSALTPPRSPSALTPPRSPSALTPPRSPSALTPPRSPSALTPPRSPSALTPPRSPSALTPPRSPSALTPPRSPSALTPPRSPSALTPPRSPSALTPPRSPSALTPPRSPSALTPPRSPSALTPPRSPSALTPPRSPSALTPPRSPSALTPPRSPSALTPPRSPSALTPPRSPSALTPPRSPSALTPPRSPSALTPPRSPSALTPPRSPSALTPPRSPSALTPPRSPSALTPPRSPSALTPPRSPSALTPPRSPSALTPPRKKKAQLMGFAATLHLTQ; encoded by the exons TCTGCTCTCACCCCACCGCGGTCCCCCTCTGCTCTCACCCCACCGCGGTCCCCCTCTGCTCTCACCCCACCGCGGTCCCCCTCTGCTCTCACCCCACCGCGGTCCCCCTCTGCTCTCACCCCACCGCGGTCCCCCTCTGCTCTCACCCCACCGCGGTCCCCCTCTGCTCTCACCCCACCGCGGTCCCCCTCTGCTCTCACCCCACCGCGGTCCCCCTCTGCTCTCACCCCACCGCGGTCCCCCTCTGCTCTCACCCCACCGCGGTCCCCCTCTGCTCTCACCCCACCGCGGTCCCCCTCTGCTCTCACCCCACCGCGGTCCCCCTCTGCTCTCACCCCACCGCGGTCCCCCTCTGCTCTCACCCCACCGCGGTCCCCCTCTGCTCTCACCCCACCGCGGTCCCCCTCTGCTCTCACCCCACCGCGGTCCCCCTCTGCTCTCACCCCACCGCGGTCCCCCTCTGCTCTCACCCCACCGCGGTCCCCCTCTGCTCTCACCCCACCGCGGTCCCCCTCTGCTCTCACCCCACCGCGGTCCCCCTCTGCTCTCACCCCACCGCGGTCCCCCTCTGCTCTCACCCCACCGCGGTCCCCCTCTGCTCTCACCCCACCGCGGTCCCCCTCTGCTCTCACCCCACCGCGGTCCCCCTCTGCTCTCACCCCACCGCGGTCCCCCTCTGCTCTCACCCCACCGCGGTCCCCCTCTGCTCTCACCCCACCGCGGTCCCCCTCTGCTCTCACCCCACCGCGGTCCCCCTCTGCTCTCACCCCACCGCGGTCCCCCTCTGCTCTCACCCCACCGCGGTCCCCCTCTGCTCTCACCCCACCGCGGTCCCCCTCTGCTCTCACCCCACCGCGGTCCCCCTCTGCTCTCACCCCACCGCG caaaaaaaaagctcAACTGATGGGTTTTGCCGCCACCCTCCACCTCACTCAATGA
- the SLC25A44 gene encoding solute carrier family 25 member 44: MEDKRNIQIIEWEHLDKKKFYVFGVCMTMMIRVSVYPFTLIRTRLQVQKGKSLYNGTFDAFVKIVRSEGAAGLYRGFLVNTFTLISGQCYVTTYELTRKYVSGYSSSNTVKSLVAGGSASLVAQSITVPIDVISQHLMMQRHGESLGRFRISSADRKQTIMFGQTREIIMQIFRADGPKGFYRGYVASLMTYIPNSAVWWPFYHFYAEQLSSLSPKDCPHLLLQAISAPMAAATAATITNPMDVIRARVQVEGKSSIINTFKQLMAEEGPWGLTKGLSARIISSTPSTMVIVVGYETLKKLSLRPEMVDSRHW, translated from the exons ATGGAGGACAAGCGAAACATCCAGATCATCGAGTGGGAGCACCTGGACAAGAAGAAGTTCTATGTCTTCGGGGTCTGCATGACGATGATGATCAGGGTCAGCGTCTACCCGTTCACGCTCATCCGGACGCGGCTCCAGGTGCAGAAGGGGAAGAGCCTCTACAACGGGACGTTTGACGCCTTCGTGAAGATCGTGAGGTCGGAGGGGGCCGCCGGCCTGTACCGGGGCTTCCTGGTCAACACCTTCACCCTGATCTCCGGCCAGTGCTACGTCACCACCTACGAACTCACCCGCAAGTACGTGTCGGGCTACAGCAGCAGCAACACGGTCAAGTCTCTGGTGGCGGGAGGATCGGCGTCTCTGGTGGCGCAGAGCATCACCGTGCCTATCGACGTGATCTCCCAGCACCTCATGATGCAGCGGCACGGGGAGAGCCTGGGCCGCTTCCGCATCAGCAGCGCCGACAGGAAGCAGACGATCATGTTCGGCCAGACCAGGGAGATCATCATGCAGATCTTCAGGGCGGACGGGCCCAAGGGGTTTTATCGGGGTTACGTGGCTTCGCTGATGACCTACATCCCCAACAGTGCCGTGTGGTGGCCTTTCTACCACTTCTATGCAG AACAATTATCAAGCCTGTCGCCTAAAGACTGTCCTCACCTACTGCTTCAAGCCATCTCCGCGCCCATGGCTGCAGCTACAGCGGCCACCATCACCAATCCCATGGATGTCATAAGGGCCAGAGTGCAG GTTGAGGGAAAAAGCTCAATCATCAACACCTTCAAGCAGCTGATGGCGGAGGAAGGACCCTGGGGCCTGACCAAAGGCCTTTCCGCCCGGAtcatctcctccaccccctctaccATGGTCATAGTGGTGGGCTACGAGACTCTGAAGAAACTGAGCCTCAGACCCGAGATGGTAGATTCAAGACACTGGTGA